One window of the Verrucomicrobium sp. genome contains the following:
- a CDS encoding TrbI/VirB10 family protein translates to MKLGALAIIGIISGVLALAAGTYFGLDYLRKTDPYKNVRHEESRKQAGTARNISPSQPRRAPPLAAPPPVMVETDGTNNLSTNKVSNTVTENTNSTVGDALSVGNDVPVNPNIPNTNTPATTRPAEVGIVPTNSRFAPAPATNQASAPSAPISINTPRSTQARQSIEIAPAPSTTAAATPAIPQEILNPTAPAIPDTSRPQQQRQRPAAPRPTAYATGRYLFRNLSGTTGDNAFTDSGGGSGGGSSSSANINLQTFAPEGEPIDICTVNNVASNQMELDVVAAVWTPFYWNGRKILDIGEHILGSASAGHNRDRLLVNWKKVLFKDGKTLPINGIALNTDGTLGLKGYKVGNIFLQAVGPILTDLLSGAAQALQNQVSISQSSLYGSVTNINPSNIGQQALGYGANKALDRLSNLLEQDAEDNAPYIFVPAGTRGQVYLKSYIDVSLADYGK, encoded by the coding sequence GTGAAACTCGGCGCCCTCGCCATCATCGGCATCATCTCCGGCGTTCTGGCACTGGCCGCAGGCACCTACTTCGGCCTCGACTACCTGCGAAAGACCGATCCCTACAAAAACGTCCGGCATGAAGAATCCCGGAAACAGGCGGGCACCGCACGGAACATCTCCCCCTCCCAACCTCGGCGGGCCCCTCCGCTGGCCGCTCCGCCGCCGGTCATGGTCGAAACGGATGGCACCAACAACCTCTCCACCAACAAAGTCAGCAACACCGTCACGGAAAACACCAACTCCACCGTTGGCGACGCCTTGAGCGTAGGGAACGACGTTCCCGTCAACCCCAACATCCCCAACACCAACACCCCGGCCACCACCCGCCCCGCAGAAGTCGGCATCGTCCCCACCAACTCCCGCTTCGCCCCCGCGCCCGCCACCAACCAAGCCTCCGCCCCCAGCGCCCCCATCTCCATCAATACCCCCCGCTCCACTCAAGCCCGGCAATCCATAGAAATCGCCCCCGCCCCCTCCACCACAGCCGCCGCAACTCCCGCCATTCCCCAGGAAATCCTCAACCCCACCGCCCCCGCCATTCCCGACACCTCCCGCCCCCAACAGCAGCGCCAGCGCCCCGCCGCTCCTCGCCCCACCGCTTACGCCACCGGGCGCTATCTCTTCCGCAACTTGAGCGGCACCACCGGCGACAACGCCTTTACCGACAGCGGCGGCGGTAGCGGCGGCGGCAGCAGCTCCAGCGCCAACATCAACCTGCAAACCTTCGCCCCCGAGGGCGAGCCGATCGACATCTGCACCGTCAACAATGTCGCCTCCAACCAAATGGAACTCGACGTCGTGGCCGCCGTTTGGACCCCTTTCTATTGGAACGGCCGCAAAATCCTCGACATCGGCGAACATATCCTAGGCTCCGCTTCCGCCGGCCACAACCGGGACCGCCTCCTGGTCAATTGGAAGAAAGTCCTCTTCAAAGACGGAAAAACCCTTCCCATCAACGGCATCGCCCTAAACACCGACGGAACCCTGGGCTTGAAAGGCTACAAAGTCGGCAACATCTTCCTCCAAGCCGTTGGCCCGATTCTAACCGACCTCCTCTCCGGCGCCGCCCAGGCGCTACAAAACCAGGTCAGCATCAGCCAAAGCTCCCTCTACGGAAGCGTCACCAACATCAATCCCAGCAACATCGGCCAGCAAGCCCTCGGCTACGGCGCCAACAAGGCCCTCGACCGCCTCTCCAACCTCCTGGAACAAGACGCGGAAGACAACGCGCCCTACATCTTCGTCCCAGCCGGAACCCGTGGGCAGGTCTACCTGAAAAGTTATATTGATGTTTCTCTTGCCGATTACGGAAAATAA